Proteins encoded together in one Campylobacter peloridis LMG 23910 window:
- a CDS encoding potassium channel family protein, protein MKKETYGIIGLGRFGSVLAKELIDQGKRVIVSDIDEEAVKELQDSADFAYILDSTHTIALKEAGYANADVVILSIGENLESSILTFMALKEIGVKNVIAKANSSTHGQILSKLGVNKVIYPEKESAKRLAKILITNPNFEIIDLSANTIKVAKLLVDESLAGKSLQTIAKNLKVIAHKQHDTWSIMPNLDASAYVNDIIMLLGTQDELNQYEY, encoded by the coding sequence ATGAAAAAAGAAACATATGGAATTATAGGACTTGGAAGATTTGGCTCAGTACTAGCTAAAGAGTTAATCGATCAAGGAAAAAGAGTTATTGTTTCAGATATTGATGAAGAAGCTGTAAAAGAATTGCAAGATAGTGCTGATTTTGCATATATTTTAGATTCTACACATACTATAGCTTTAAAAGAAGCAGGCTATGCAAATGCTGATGTTGTTATACTTAGTATAGGTGAAAATTTAGAATCAAGCATACTTACTTTCATGGCTTTAAAAGAAATTGGAGTAAAAAATGTCATTGCCAAAGCAAATTCTTCAACTCATGGACAGATTCTTTCAAAACTTGGGGTAAATAAAGTAATTTATCCAGAAAAAGAATCCGCCAAGCGTTTAGCTAAAATTTTAATTACTAATCCAAATTTTGAAATTATTGATCTTTCGGCAAACACAATCAAAGTTGCTAAACTTTTAGTAGATGAAAGTTTAGCGGGAAAAAGCCTACAAACAATAGCAAAAAACCTCAAAGTCATTGCTCATAAACAACATGATACTTGGAGCATAATGCCAAATTTAGATGCTAGTGCTTATGTTAATGATATTATCATGCTACTTGGAACTCAAGATGAACTAAATCAATACGAGTATTAA
- a CDS encoding inverse autotransporter beta domain-containing protein: MKKLLLFVLLIQTFLFSQIIISKKGDHILLKDVNQTQLSTKDQKHTLDPKIKKLLEKKTNDDSNLSKEDIEFSNKIKSTIETIGNVYNAKDNKQRDDLIRDLAGNYLSMQVNSLIEEYLHALNHSINSEFNLNYNDRAGLSGDAKVLLPIMSEDNPKISYFLQSGVGGYDNHRLIGHFGGGIRYYPNALTLENSGNIMLGLNSIYDYDFNREHKRISFGAEAMVDTLAFHANIYQRLSDWIDSFDFDKNYIQERPANGWDMGLKYAFPTMSNIAVFANISKWYGEKVAPFNNANSLDDLEKNPLIYEGGISYAPVPALNFSLSHKRSDKSDKQGTNIAMNFNIPLDYNAFKHAFDPKFAGLANTIEGSRTKFVDRDYSMVLEYRALPGKYHISYCGSILGTNTHCIAIKNGLNEVAKHLPVLVTPSQRSVIFKNGNNYITDDNGKIYVSIIHAYGVHKTNLNVIAGNSKESFPVTIIAPKSDFRIFAKPTAIQRFEKSMISFVSSDLASDADVVWKLIGKGSLEKTPNSDKTDKDGSSNIIYKPDSNMKDKEKVQIIAKVLGVSLKTFVQIIVYGDNDIILDKNTIGNKEIAHASYKNLQPNSTKIKWSIQGDNALFVNKEKTSKELNLIADENGESNVDIIGFDGNSKVKIIAKNMSDTLVKEKSKDLEIKNYKAIMELPTGKDPVTHQDFEKGMIDYKSDFEVKLKGLMPKTKVLWKAKDTQSNKTLKISSDKESTADDKGESKIIFEGVKDFNIKKLQIIATYNQSVASTQKVSGEIKLHQYTPSINFSKDKIHAYESDNNKLLKEPRLDHVEVTLKGGKPSEKIEWNLSGDATLSNQTLSFNEKGEAKATITAKAPFKTNPNLEVKSMANDIKKELPYEIKEYTPKVEGFSPKFEKEETLDYKTAFSVQVSNLLPHSKISVAKTQIIKPKKEEVEANDKGEATIEFEGIDDFNQKEISLDFEYIKKGDEKAKLAYTIKLHQYTPSINFSKDKIHAYESDNNKLLKEPRLDHVEVTLKGGKPSEKIEWNLSGDATLSNQTLSFNEKGEAKATITAKAPFKTNPNLEVKSMANDIKKELPYEIKEYTPKVEGFSPKFEKEETLDYKTAFSVQVSNLLPHSKISVAKTQIIKPKKEEVEANDKGEATIEFEGIDDFNQKEISLDFEYIKKGDEKAKLAYTIKLHQYTPSINFSKDKIHAYESDNNKLLKEPRLDHVEVTLKGGKPSEKIEWNLSGDATLSNQTLSFNEKGEAKATITAKAPFKTNPNLEVKSMANDIKKELPYEIKEYTPKVEGFSPKFEKEETLDYKTAFSVQVSNLLPHSKISVAKTQIIKPKKEEVEANDKGEATIEFEGIDDFNQKEISLDFEYIKKGDEKAKLAYTIKLHQYTPSINFSKDKIHAYESDNNKLLKEPRLDHVEVTLKGGKPSEKIEWNLSGDATLSNQTLSFNEKGEAKATITAKAPFKTNPNLEVKSMANDIKKELPYEIKEYTPKVEGFSPKFEKEETLDYKTAFSVQVSNLLPHSKISVAKTQIIKPKKEEVEANDKGEATIEFEGIDDFNQKEISLDFEYIKKGDEKAKLAYTIKLHQYTPSINFSKDKIHAYESDNNKLLKEPRLDHVEVTLKGGKPSEKIEWNLSGDATLSNQTLSFNEKGEAKATITAKAPFKTNPNLEVKSMANDIKKELPYEIKEYTPKVEGFSPKFEKEETLDYKTAFSVQVSNLLPHSKISVAKTQIIKPKKEEVEANDKGEATIEFEGIDDFNQKEISLDFEYIKKGDEKAKLAYTIKLHQYTPSINFSKDKIHAYESDNNKLLKEPRLDHVEVTLKGGKPSEKIEWNLSGDATLSNQTLSFNEKGEAKATITAKAPFKTNPTINVNTLGQNLSKTITYDVKTYTPSVKYPSFKDQEKTIDYIDDFNIKISGLLPNSTIDKISGSKGVKAKKESFNVNNKGEATLEFEGISDYSVKELTIKFSYIKQGSVKEELNLDKIKLYRYTISFNANPSTIIAEPNKNAEVTLKGGKANEKIEWSLSGDATLTKADKVFNTSGEAKATITSKTPFKANPIIIVKAMGKNLTKTLTYIDGTIYTPKIEYPSFKDQEKTIDYIDDFNIKISGLLPNSTIDKISGSKGVKAKKESFNVNNKGEATLEFEGISDYSVKELTIKFSYIKQGSVKEELNLDKIKLYRYTISFNANPSTIIAEPNKNAEVTLKGGKANEKIEWSLSGDATLTKADKVFNTSGEAKATITSKTPFKANPIIIVKAMGKNLTKTLTYIDGTIYTPKIEYPSFKDQEKTIDYIDDFNIKISGLLPNSTIDKISGSKGVKAKKESFNVNNKGEATLEFEGISDYSVKELTIKFSYIKQGSVKEELNLDKIKLYRYTISFNANPSTIIAEPNKNAEVTLKGGKANEKIEWSLSGDATLTKADKVFNTSGEAKATITSKTPFKANPIIIVKAMGNDIKKELPYEKKNPISLTFSKSSLNPHIYETVNVVARGIPGAKIKWSITGDATLPPKKDLIPKNFDNTGFARTKFRTINSNIRPVTVSVEYEDGSGKASKMIKFNGPIRLKISSNIILFGEEKTIELYGLVPNSTVEVQPDQYLGYVDFVNKGTLYSDNIGSVYLKFKPIEKVTQHTGRVFNLKVKYKEWDGTNHEAILGSIEVKKIIQATYDTEKDPNSCYTSATLTVTGGIPGEKIDFDGTKLNVGLGQTAPVTQRWDEEFDNSGEAKVIISTTWCTKPLTETPTFKMRFNTLGVDETASREVTFGGGDHERIY; the protein is encoded by the coding sequence ATGAAAAAACTGCTTTTATTTGTTTTACTCATACAAACTTTTCTTTTTTCTCAAATTATTATCTCAAAAAAAGGTGATCACATCTTATTAAAAGATGTAAATCAAACGCAATTATCCACAAAGGATCAAAAGCATACTTTAGATCCTAAGATAAAGAAATTACTAGAAAAAAAGACTAATGATGATTCTAATCTCAGTAAAGAAGATATAGAATTTTCCAATAAAATTAAAAGCACTATAGAGACTATAGGCAATGTTTATAATGCAAAAGACAATAAACAAAGAGATGATCTTATAAGAGATTTAGCAGGTAATTACCTAAGCATGCAAGTAAATTCTTTAATCGAAGAATACTTGCATGCATTAAACCACTCTATAAATAGTGAGTTTAATCTAAACTATAATGACAGAGCTGGTTTAAGTGGCGATGCTAAAGTTCTTTTACCTATTATGAGTGAAGATAATCCTAAAATATCATACTTTTTACAAAGTGGTGTTGGAGGGTATGATAATCACAGACTTATAGGGCATTTTGGTGGTGGTATAAGGTATTATCCAAATGCATTGACACTAGAAAATTCTGGCAATATCATGCTAGGATTAAATTCTATTTATGATTATGATTTTAATAGAGAGCATAAAAGAATTTCTTTTGGTGCTGAAGCTATGGTAGATACATTGGCATTTCATGCAAATATTTATCAAAGACTAAGTGATTGGATAGATAGTTTTGATTTTGATAAAAACTATATCCAAGAGCGTCCTGCAAATGGCTGGGATATGGGTTTAAAATATGCATTTCCTACAATGAGCAATATAGCTGTTTTTGCTAATATAAGCAAATGGTATGGAGAAAAAGTAGCTCCATTTAACAATGCAAATTCACTTGATGATTTAGAAAAAAATCCTTTAATATATGAAGGTGGAATTAGCTATGCACCAGTTCCTGCACTAAATTTTTCACTAAGCCATAAAAGAAGTGATAAAAGCGATAAACAAGGCACAAACATTGCAATGAATTTTAACATTCCTTTGGATTATAATGCATTTAAACATGCTTTTGATCCTAAATTTGCAGGTTTAGCTAACACTATTGAAGGTTCTAGGACTAAATTCGTTGATAGGGATTATTCTATGGTGCTTGAGTATAGAGCCTTACCTGGAAAATATCATATTTCATATTGTGGATCTATTTTAGGAACAAATACCCATTGCATAGCAATAAAAAATGGCCTTAATGAAGTAGCTAAACATTTACCTGTGCTAGTTACTCCTAGTCAAAGAAGTGTGATTTTTAAAAATGGAAATAATTATATCACAGATGATAATGGAAAAATTTATGTAAGCATTATACATGCATATGGAGTTCATAAAACAAATTTAAATGTAATAGCAGGTAATTCCAAAGAAAGTTTTCCAGTAACTATAATAGCTCCAAAAAGTGATTTTAGAATTTTTGCTAAACCTACAGCTATACAAAGATTTGAAAAATCTATGATATCTTTTGTAAGTAGTGATTTAGCTAGCGATGCTGATGTAGTGTGGAAACTTATAGGTAAAGGATCTTTAGAAAAAACTCCAAATTCAGATAAAACCGATAAAGATGGAAGCTCAAACATTATCTACAAACCTGATTCAAATATGAAAGATAAAGAAAAAGTTCAAATAATAGCAAAAGTTTTAGGAGTTAGTCTAAAAACTTTTGTTCAAATTATAGTTTATGGGGATAATGATATCATTTTAGATAAAAATACTATAGGCAACAAAGAAATAGCTCATGCAAGTTATAAAAATTTACAACCCAATTCCACCAAGATAAAATGGAGCATACAAGGAGATAATGCTTTATTTGTTAATAAAGAAAAAACCTCTAAAGAACTTAATTTAATAGCAGATGAAAATGGCGAAAGCAATGTAGATATTATAGGGTTTGATGGAAATTCCAAAGTAAAAATCATTGCTAAGAATATGAGTGATACTTTAGTGAAAGAAAAAAGCAAAGATTTAGAAATCAAAAATTATAAAGCCATCATGGAGCTTCCAACAGGAAAAGATCCTGTTACTCATCAAGACTTTGAAAAAGGAATGATTGATTATAAAAGCGACTTTGAAGTAAAATTAAAAGGCTTAATGCCAAAAACAAAAGTCTTGTGGAAAGCTAAAGATACGCAAAGCAATAAAACCTTAAAAATTAGCAGTGACAAAGAAAGCACCGCAGATGATAAAGGTGAAAGCAAAATAATATTTGAAGGAGTAAAAGATTTTAATATTAAAAAATTACAAATAATCGCTACTTATAACCAAAGTGTAGCTAGCACTCAAAAAGTAAGCGGAGAAATCAAACTCCACCAATACACTCCAAGTATTAATTTTAGTAAAGATAAAATTCATGCTTATGAAAGTGATAATAATAAATTATTAAAAGAACCTAGACTTGATCATGTAGAAGTGACTTTAAAAGGGGGCAAACCTAGTGAAAAAATAGAATGGAATTTAAGTGGGGACGCTACTTTAAGTAATCAAACATTAAGTTTTAATGAAAAAGGAGAAGCTAAAGCAACTATTACTGCTAAGGCTCCATTTAAAACTAATCCAAATTTAGAAGTTAAATCTATGGCTAATGATATTAAAAAAGAATTGCCTTATGAGATTAAAGAATACACTCCTAAAGTAGAAGGTTTTTCTCCTAAATTCGAAAAAGAAGAGACACTAGATTATAAAACTGCTTTTAGTGTACAAGTAAGTAATCTCTTACCTCATTCTAAAATAAGCGTTGCTAAAACACAAATCATTAAACCTAAAAAAGAAGAAGTAGAAGCCAATGATAAAGGTGAAGCTACTATAGAATTTGAAGGTATTGATGATTTTAATCAAAAAGAAATAAGTTTAGATTTTGAGTATATTAAAAAAGGAGATGAAAAAGCTAAATTAGCTTATACTATCAAACTCCACCAATACACTCCAAGTATTAATTTTAGTAAAGATAAAATTCATGCTTATGAAAGTGATAATAATAAATTATTAAAAGAACCTAGACTTGATCATGTAGAAGTGACTTTAAAAGGGGGCAAACCTAGTGAAAAAATAGAATGGAATTTAAGTGGGGACGCTACTTTAAGTAATCAAACATTAAGTTTTAATGAAAAAGGAGAAGCTAAAGCAACTATTACTGCTAAGGCTCCATTTAAAACTAATCCAAATTTAGAAGTTAAATCTATGGCTAATGATATTAAAAAAGAATTGCCTTATGAGATTAAAGAATACACTCCTAAAGTAGAAGGTTTTTCTCCTAAATTCGAAAAAGAAGAGACACTAGATTATAAAACTGCTTTTAGTGTACAAGTAAGTAATCTCTTACCTCATTCTAAAATAAGCGTTGCTAAAACACAAATCATTAAACCTAAAAAAGAAGAAGTAGAAGCCAATGATAAAGGTGAAGCTACTATAGAATTTGAAGGTATTGATGATTTTAATCAAAAAGAAATAAGTTTAGATTTTGAGTATATTAAAAAAGGAGATGAAAAAGCTAAATTAGCTTATACTATCAAACTCCACCAATACACTCCAAGTATTAATTTTAGTAAAGATAAAATTCATGCTTATGAAAGTGATAATAATAAATTATTAAAAGAACCTAGACTTGATCATGTAGAAGTGACTTTAAAAGGGGGCAAACCTAGTGAAAAAATAGAATGGAATTTAAGTGGGGACGCTACTTTAAGTAATCAAACATTAAGTTTTAATGAAAAAGGAGAAGCTAAAGCAACTATTACTGCTAAGGCTCCATTTAAAACTAATCCAAATTTAGAAGTTAAATCTATGGCTAATGATATTAAAAAAGAATTGCCTTATGAGATTAAAGAATACACTCCTAAAGTAGAAGGTTTTTCTCCTAAATTCGAAAAAGAAGAGACACTAGATTATAAAACTGCTTTTAGTGTACAAGTAAGTAATCTCTTACCTCATTCTAAAATAAGCGTTGCTAAAACACAAATCATTAAACCTAAAAAAGAAGAAGTAGAAGCCAATGATAAAGGTGAAGCTACTATAGAATTTGAAGGTATTGATGATTTTAATCAAAAAGAAATAAGTTTAGATTTTGAGTATATTAAAAAAGGAGATGAAAAAGCTAAATTAGCTTATACTATCAAACTCCACCAATACACTCCAAGTATTAATTTTAGTAAAGATAAAATTCATGCTTATGAAAGTGATAATAATAAATTATTAAAAGAACCTAGACTTGATCATGTAGAAGTGACTTTAAAAGGGGGCAAACCTAGTGAAAAAATAGAATGGAATTTAAGTGGGGACGCTACTTTAAGTAATCAAACATTAAGTTTTAATGAAAAAGGAGAAGCTAAAGCAACTATTACTGCTAAGGCTCCATTTAAAACTAATCCAAATTTAGAAGTTAAATCTATGGCTAATGATATTAAAAAAGAATTGCCTTATGAGATTAAAGAATACACTCCTAAAGTAGAAGGTTTTTCTCCTAAATTCGAAAAAGAAGAGACACTAGATTATAAAACTGCTTTTAGTGTACAAGTAAGTAATCTCTTACCTCATTCTAAAATAAGCGTTGCTAAAACACAAATCATTAAACCTAAAAAAGAAGAAGTAGAAGCCAATGATAAAGGTGAAGCTACTATAGAATTTGAAGGTATTGATGATTTTAATCAAAAAGAAATAAGTTTAGATTTTGAGTATATTAAAAAAGGAGATGAAAAAGCTAAATTAGCTTATACTATCAAACTCCACCAATACACTCCAAGTATTAATTTTAGTAAAGATAAAATTCATGCTTATGAAAGTGATAATAATAAATTATTAAAAGAACCTAGACTTGATCATGTAGAAGTGACTTTAAAAGGGGGCAAACCTAGTGAAAAAATAGAATGGAATTTAAGTGGGGACGCTACTTTAAGTAATCAAACATTAAGTTTTAATGAAAAAGGAGAAGCTAAAGCAACTATTACTGCTAAGGCTCCATTTAAAACTAATCCAAATTTAGAAGTTAAATCTATGGCTAATGATATTAAAAAAGAATTGCCTTATGAGATTAAAGAATACACTCCTAAAGTAGAAGGTTTTTCTCCTAAATTCGAAAAAGAAGAGACACTAGATTATAAAACTGCTTTTAGTGTACAAGTAAGTAATCTCTTACCTCATTCTAAAATAAGCGTTGCTAAAACACAAATCATTAAACCTAAAAAAGAAGAAGTAGAAGCCAATGATAAAGGTGAAGCTACTATAGAATTTGAAGGTATTGATGATTTTAATCAAAAAGAAATAAGTTTAGATTTTGAGTATATTAAAAAAGGAGATGAAAAAGCTAAATTAGCTTATACTATCAAACTCCACCAATACACTCCAAGTATTAATTTTAGTAAAGATAAAATTCATGCTTATGAAAGTGATAATAATAAATTATTAAAAGAACCTAGACTTGATCATGTAGAAGTGACTTTAAAAGGGGGCAAACCTAGTGAAAAAATAGAATGGAATTTAAGTGGGGACGCTACTTTAAGTAATCAAACATTAAGTTTTAATGAAAAAGGAGAAGCTAAAGCAACTATTACTGCTAAGGCTCCATTTAAAACTAATCCTACAATTAATGTTAACACCCTAGGTCAAAACCTAAGTAAAACTATTACTTATGATGTAAAAACATATACACCTAGTGTAAAATACCCAAGCTTTAAAGATCAAGAAAAAACTATAGATTATATAGATGATTTTAATATTAAAATAAGCGGTTTATTACCAAATTCAACCATTGATAAAATCAGTGGAAGTAAAGGAGTAAAAGCTAAAAAAGAAAGCTTTAATGTTAATAATAAGGGTGAAGCTACTTTAGAATTTGAAGGTATTAGTGATTATAGTGTTAAAGAACTTACTATTAAATTTAGTTATATCAAACAAGGTAGCGTTAAAGAGGAACTTAATTTAGATAAAATCAAACTTTATCGATATACTATTTCCTTTAATGCTAATCCAAGTACTATTATTGCAGAACCTAATAAAAATGCCGAAGTAACTTTAAAAGGTGGTAAAGCTAATGAAAAAATAGAATGGAGTTTAAGCGGGGATGCTACTTTAACTAAAGCTGATAAAGTATTTAATACTAGTGGTGAAGCTAAAGCAACTATTACTTCTAAAACTCCATTTAAAGCTAATCCTATCATTATTGTAAAAGCTATGGGTAAAAATCTCACTAAAACATTAACTTATATAGATGGAACTATATATACTCCAAAAATAGAATACCCAAGCTTTAAAGATCAAGAAAAAACTATAGATTATATAGATGATTTTAATATTAAAATAAGCGGTTTATTACCAAATTCAACCATTGATAAAATCAGTGGAAGTAAAGGAGTAAAAGCTAAAAAAGAAAGCTTTAATGTTAATAATAAGGGTGAAGCTACTTTAGAATTTGAAGGTATTAGTGATTATAGTGTTAAAGAACTTACTATTAAATTTAGTTATATCAAACAAGGTAGCGTTAAAGAGGAACTTAATTTAGATAAAATCAAACTTTATCGATATACTATTTCCTTTAATGCTAATCCAAGTACTATTATTGCAGAACCTAATAAAAATGCCGAAGTAACTTTAAAAGGTGGTAAAGCTAATGAAAAAATAGAATGGAGTTTAAGCGGGGATGCTACTTTAACTAAAGCTGATAAAGTATTTAATACTAGTGGTGAAGCTAAAGCAACTATTACTTCTAAAACTCCATTTAAAGCTAATCCTATCATTATTGTAAAAGCTATGGGTAAAAATCTCACTAAAACATTAACTTATATAGATGGAACTATATATACTCCAAAAATAGAATACCCAAGCTTTAAAGATCAAGAAAAAACTATAGATTATATAGATGATTTTAATATTAAAATAAGCGGTTTATTACCAAATTCAACCATTGATAAAATCAGTGGAAGTAAAGGAGTAAAAGCTAAAAAAGAAAGCTTTAATGTTAATAATAAGGGTGAAGCTACTTTAGAATTTGAAGGTATTAGTGATTATAGTGTTAAAGAACTTACTATTAAATTTAGTTATATCAAACAAGGTAGCGTTAAAGAGGAACTTAATTTAGATAAAATCAAACTTTATCGATATACTATTTCCTTTAATGCTAATCCAAGTACTATTATTGCAGAACCTAATAAAAATGCCGAAGTAACTTTAAAAGGTGGTAAAGCTAATGAAAAAATAGAATGGAGTTTAAGCGGGGATGCTACTTTAACTAAAGCTGATAAAGTATTTAATACTAGTGGTGAAGCTAAAGCAACTATTACTTCTAAAACTCCATTTAAAGCTAATCCTATCATTATTGTAAAAGCTATGGGTAATGATATTAAAAAAGAATTGCCTTATGAGAAGAAAAACCCAATTAGTTTAACTTTTAGTAAATCAAGTCTAAATCCACATATATATGAAACTGTAAATGTGGTTGCAAGAGGTATTCCTGGTGCAAAAATCAAATGGAGTATTACTGGCGATGCAACACTTCCTCCAAAAAAAGATTTAATTCCAAAAAATTTTGATAACACTGGTTTTGCAAGAACTAAATTTAGAACAATTAATTCTAATATTCGTCCAGTAACAGTAAGTGTTGAATATGAAGATGGAAGTGGAAAAGCTAGTAAAATGATTAAATTTAATGGTCCAATTCGTCTAAAAATATCTAGTAATATAATTTTATTTGGTGAAGAAAAAACTATAGAATTGTATGGATTAGTTCCAAACTCTACTGTAGAAGTTCAACCTGATCAGTATCTTGGCTATGTTGATTTTGTAAATAAAGGCACACTTTATTCTGATAATATAGGTTCGGTTTATTTAAAATTTAAACCTATTGAAAAAGTTACTCAACACACCGGTAGGGTTTTTAATCTTAAAGTAAAATATAAAGAATGGGATGGAACTAATCATGAAGCAATTTTAGGAAGTATTGAAGTGAAAAAAATCATTCAAGCAACATATGATACTGAAAAAGATCCTAATTCATGCTACACTAGTGCAACTTTAACAGTAACCGGTGGAATTCCAGGAGAAAAAATTGATTTTGATGGAACTAAACTTAATGTTGGATTAGGTCAAACTGCACCGGTTACGCAAAGATGGGATGAAGAATTTGATAATTCCGGTGAAGCAAAAGTTATAATATCAACCACATGGTGCACAAAACCATTGACAGAAACTCCTACATTTAAGATGAGATTTAATACTTTAGGTGTAGATGAGACAGCAAGTCGAGAAGTTACTTTTGGTGGTGGAGACCATGAAAGAATTTATTAA
- a CDS encoding putative metalloprotease CJM1_0395 family protein, whose protein sequence is MQITSYNNSFYFMQSPYQNKQKEENQEDNFSKDNPQLNTENKNNKKEEKEEKTQKVNGKDLNEAEVRQVRELEKIDREVRAHEAAHQAAGGALAGAASFGYTRGPDNRMYAVEGEVPIRMQKGNTPEETIANAMQVIAAAMAPADPSPQDYKVAANAMQMQNDARMEQAKIKAEELKAQNEKFKNEDDETNSLNSKAIKSYTQNSSQDYIGSQYNKSA, encoded by the coding sequence ATGCAAATTACTAGTTATAATAATTCCTTTTATTTTATGCAAAGTCCTTATCAAAACAAACAAAAAGAAGAAAATCAAGAAGATAATTTCTCAAAAGATAATCCCCAATTAAACACTGAAAATAAAAACAACAAAAAAGAAGAAAAAGAAGAAAAAACTCAAAAAGTCAATGGCAAAGACTTAAACGAAGCAGAAGTTAGACAAGTTAGAGAGCTTGAAAAAATAGACAGAGAAGTAAGAGCACATGAAGCTGCTCACCAAGCAGCAGGCGGTGCTTTAGCCGGTGCTGCAAGTTTTGGCTATACAAGAGGCCCTGATAATAGAATGTATGCGGTTGAAGGGGAAGTTCCTATAAGAATGCAAAAAGGTAATACCCCTGAAGAAACTATAGCCAATGCTATGCAAGTAATTGCTGCGGCTATGGCTCCAGCTGATCCTAGTCCTCAAGATTATAAAGTAGCAGCTAATGCTATGCAAATGCAAAATGATGCTCGCATGGAACAAGCTAAAATAAAAGCAGAAGAATTAAAAGCACAAAATGAGAAATTTAAAAACGAAGATGATGAAACAAATTCTTTAAATTCTAAAGCTATAAAATCATATACTCAAAATTCATCACAAGATTACATAGGAAGTCAGTATAACAAAAGTGCTTAG
- the lpoB gene encoding penicillin-binding protein activator LpoB, whose protein sequence is MKKGLVFATLVILFFSACSSQPKYTDGKASQKIQGDALTLGLDREDFEKTAEDMIQSLLSDPAFANLNNSNRKVIAIGRIVNDTPQRIDTDKLTSKITIALRKSGKFILTTAVAAGGAKDSLSHDVRNLRDNEEFNQNSIAKKGTLLAPNFSLSGKIRQDTVKLYNGKIQTEYFFHLILTDLTSGLAFWEDEKTINKTGKSKSVTW, encoded by the coding sequence ATGAAAAAAGGGTTAGTTTTTGCAACACTTGTGATTTTGTTTTTTAGTGCATGCTCTTCACAGCCAAAATATACCGATGGCAAAGCTTCTCAAAAAATTCAAGGTGATGCACTTACTTTAGGACTTGATAGGGAAGATTTTGAAAAAACTGCTGAAGATATGATACAAAGTTTACTTAGCGATCCTGCTTTTGCAAATTTAAACAATTCTAATAGAAAAGTCATTGCCATAGGGCGTATAGTAAATGATACTCCACAAAGAATCGACACAGACAAACTTACTTCAAAAATCACCATTGCGCTAAGAAAATCTGGTAAATTTATACTCACAACTGCCGTAGCAGCAGGTGGAGCAAAAGATAGTTTATCTCATGATGTAAGAAATTTAAGAGACAATGAAGAGTTTAACCAAAATTCCATAGCCAAAAAAGGCACGCTTTTAGCTCCAAATTTCTCACTTTCTGGTAAAATCAGACAAGATACCGTTAAGCTTTATAATGGCAAAATCCAAACAGAGTATTTTTTTCATTTAATTCTCACTGACTTAACAAGTGGTTTGGCTTTTTGGGAAGATGAAAAAACCATCAATAAAACAGGTAAAAGCAAGAGTGTAACATGGTAA